From one Chanodichthys erythropterus isolate Z2021 chromosome 3, ASM2448905v1, whole genome shotgun sequence genomic stretch:
- the LOC137008251 gene encoding uncharacterized protein, with amino-acid sequence MAHPHTPLVLLILVCSLWLSDGKTYFTHLGTKCIENCKLDDGVYKCKTIDKDGKYQTMNCSPQENMDSQGRPCTDPSVCENNKEDYCVCRSASWGYCGTVKTELNHYGSTYGLVCYDNCDKRNKDYYWCNTAKGWDFCSPSENTDYMNRPCKEDSPCGYHGENYKWCWLKGGSWGLCGEVMTNENHYGSQYGVLCYDCCEQTAQDYHWCYTAQGWDYCSPSENTDHKKRQCDEDSPCGKQGYGYNWCWTSDHSKYDYRGHIKSDKCTHSNLWDTATQGTGTQKDRKLIRTCYDKGNKKITTFTAKPAPGNITEGGQWRNEAEKLIGQWKNEYLEDQTSSILHHSDNLQIVMLGTIIRNNQLYYNLLIQVNKKRIRGESTTVSQIIVPDGIPDRYIRRAFLESFKHQAQVFVEVMANQNQSLELEMSKP; translated from the coding sequence ATGGCACATCCACACACTCCTCTCGTTTTGCTCATCCTGGTCTGTTCATTGTGGCTGAGTGACGGGAAAACGTACTTTACTCATCTTGGAACAAAGTGTATAGAAAACTGCAAGCTTGATGATGGTGTGTACAAGTGCAAGACTATTGATAAAGATGGGAAATACCAGACAATGAACTGCTCACCTCAGGAAAACATGGACTCCCAGGGTAGACCGTGCACAGATCcgagtgtgtgtgagaacaaTAAAGAAGACTACTGCGTGTGCAGATCTGCTTCTTGGGGCTACTGTGGGACGGTGAAGACTGAACTAAACCATTATGGATCTACTTATGGATTGGTGTGTTACGACAACTGTgacaaaagaaataaagattACTACTGGTGCAATACTGCCAAGGGATGGGATTTCTGCTCTCCATCTGAAAACACAGATTACATGAACAGACCGTGTAAAGAAGACAGTCCATGTGGATATCACGGTGAAAACTACAAATGGTGCTGGCTGAAGGGGGGAAGCTGGGGTCTCTGTGGGGAGGTGATGACTAACGAGAATCATTATGGATCCCAATATGGCGTGTTGTGTTATGACTGCTGTGAACAAACAGCTCAAGATTACCACTGGTGCTATACTGCGCAGGGATGGGATTACTGCTCTCcatctgaaaacacagatcATAAGAAGAGACAGTGTGATGAAGACAGTCCATGTGGGAAACAGGGTTACGGGTACAACTGGTGCTGGACCTCAGATCACTCAAAATATGACTACCGCGGACACATTAAATCAGATAAGTGCACTCACTCTAACTTGTGGGACACAGCCACACAAGGGACAGGCACACAGAAGGACAGAAAACTGATACGTACCTGTTATGACAAAGGTAACAAGAAAATAACCACCTTTACTGCTAAGCCAGCTCCTGGTAACATCACTGAAGGTGGTCAATGGAGAAACGAGGCGGAAAAATTAATCGGACAGTGGAAAAATGAGTACCTGGAGGATCAGACCAGCTCAATCCTGCACCACTCCGATAATCTCCAAATCGTCATGCTGGGCACTATCATCCGCAACAATCAGCTCTACTACAACCTGCTGATCCAGGTGAACAAGAAACGAATACGTGGTGAAAGCACCACCGTGTCTCAGATCATCGTGCCTGATGGAATTCCAGACCGTTACATCCGCAGAGCTTTCCTGGAGAGCTTCAAGCACCAAGCTCAGGTTTTTGTAGAGGTTATGGCTAATCAgaatcagagccttgaattggaaaTGTCCAAGCCATAA